A window of the Mesorhizobium opportunistum WSM2075 genome harbors these coding sequences:
- the hutU gene encoding urocanate hydratase gives MTNPRHNIREVRSPRGDKLNARYWTTEAPLRMLMNNLDPDVAENPNELVVYGGIGRAARTWNDFDSIVASLKTLGEDETLLVQSGKPVGVFRTHADAPRVLIANSNLVPHWANWDKFNELDKKGLMMYGQMTAGSWIYIGTQGIVQGTYETFVEAGRQHYGGNLKGRWILTGGLGGMGGAQPLAAVMAGACCLAIECNPDSIDFRLRTRYVDERAETLDEAMAMIERWTKAGEAKSVGLLGNAAEIVPEMFRRGIRPDMVTDQTSAHDPINGYLPKGWTMAEWREKRVSDPKAVEKAARASMREHVEAMVAFWNAGVPTLDYGNNIRQVAKDEGFENAFAFPGFVPAYIRPLFCRGIGPFRWAALSGDPEDIYKTDAKVRELTPGNTHLHNWLDMARQRISFQGLPARICWVGLGDRHRLGLAFNEMVAKGELKAPVVIGRDHLDSGSVASPNRETESMKDGSDAVSDWPLLNALLNTASGATWVSLHHGGGVGMGFSQHAGMVIVADGTPDAARRLERVLWNDPATGVMRHADAGYDIAINCAREHQLNLPGILG, from the coding sequence ATGACCAATCCTCGTCACAACATTCGCGAAGTGCGCAGCCCCCGCGGCGACAAGCTCAATGCCCGGTATTGGACGACCGAGGCGCCGCTGCGCATGCTGATGAACAATCTCGACCCCGACGTCGCCGAGAACCCCAACGAACTGGTCGTCTATGGCGGTATCGGCCGGGCGGCGCGCACCTGGAACGATTTCGACAGCATCGTCGCCTCGCTGAAGACGCTTGGCGAGGACGAGACGCTCTTGGTGCAGTCCGGCAAGCCGGTCGGCGTGTTCCGGACGCACGCCGATGCGCCGCGCGTCCTGATCGCCAACTCCAACCTGGTGCCGCACTGGGCGAATTGGGATAAATTCAACGAGCTCGATAAGAAGGGCCTGATGATGTACGGCCAGATGACGGCCGGCTCGTGGATCTACATCGGCACCCAAGGCATCGTGCAGGGCACCTACGAGACCTTCGTCGAGGCCGGCCGTCAGCACTATGGCGGCAATCTCAAGGGCAGGTGGATCCTGACCGGCGGCCTCGGCGGCATGGGTGGCGCCCAGCCGCTGGCCGCCGTCATGGCCGGCGCCTGCTGCCTGGCGATCGAATGCAATCCGGATTCGATCGATTTCCGCTTGCGCACCCGCTATGTCGACGAGAGGGCCGAGACGCTCGACGAGGCGATGGCGATGATCGAGCGCTGGACCAAGGCCGGCGAGGCGAAGTCGGTCGGCCTGCTCGGCAACGCAGCCGAGATCGTGCCCGAAATGTTCAGGCGCGGCATCCGCCCCGACATGGTCACCGACCAGACCTCGGCCCACGACCCCATCAACGGCTATCTGCCGAAGGGATGGACCATGGCCGAGTGGCGCGAGAAGCGCGTCAGCGACCCGAAGGCGGTCGAGAAGGCTGCCCGCGCCTCGATGCGCGAACATGTCGAGGCAATGGTGGCGTTCTGGAACGCCGGCGTGCCGACGCTCGACTACGGCAACAACATCCGCCAGGTGGCCAAGGACGAAGGCTTCGAGAATGCCTTTGCCTTCCCCGGTTTCGTGCCTGCCTATATCCGCCCACTGTTCTGCCGCGGCATCGGTCCGTTCCGCTGGGCCGCACTTTCGGGCGATCCCGAGGACATCTACAAGACCGACGCCAAGGTGCGCGAACTGACGCCGGGCAACACCCATCTGCACAACTGGCTGGACATGGCGCGCCAGCGCATTTCCTTTCAAGGGTTGCCGGCGCGCATCTGCTGGGTAGGTCTGGGCGACCGGCACCGGCTCGGCCTCGCCTTCAACGAGATGGTGGCCAAGGGTGAGCTCAAGGCGCCGGTCGTCATCGGCCGCGATCATCTCGATTCCGGTTCGGTCGCTTCGCCCAACCGCGAAACCGAATCCATGAAGGACGGCTCGGATGCCGTCTCCGACTGGCCGCTGCTCAATGCGCTGCTCAACACCGCGTCGGGTGCCACCTGGGTATCGCTGCATCATGGCGGCGGCGTCGGCATGGGGTTTTCCCAGCATGCCGGCATGGTCATCGTCGCCGACGGCACGCCGGACGCCGCAAGGCGGCTGGAGCGGGTGCTGTGGAATGACCCGGCGACCGGCGTCATGCGCCACGCCGACGCCGGCTACGACATCGCCATTAATTGCGCCAGGGAACACCAGCTCAACCTGCCCGGCATTCTCGGGTGA
- the hutG gene encoding N-formylglutamate deformylase — translation MTPPWLTVKQGTAPLLVSIPHTGIDLAGLESRLVSRWLGRRDCDWWIDNLYDFAGSLGATVVHTAISRTVIDVNRDPSGASLYPGQATTGLCPTETFDGDPLYGEGEEPGPSEIDERRQKFFVPYHAALQAEIDRLRGMHDKIVLYDCHSIRSVLPRLFEGTLPVFNLGTNDGKSADPALQEKVAAILAETGETWVVNGRFKGGWITRHFGQPLQGVHALQMELSNRGYMREPDEKGTPENWPVPYDATYAAPIRATLKTILETAIGWATR, via the coding sequence ATGACACCTCCTTGGCTGACAGTAAAACAAGGCACCGCGCCGCTGCTGGTGTCGATCCCGCACACCGGCATCGACCTCGCCGGCCTCGAAAGCCGGCTGGTGTCGCGCTGGCTCGGACGCCGCGACTGCGACTGGTGGATCGACAATCTCTATGATTTCGCCGGCAGCCTCGGCGCCACCGTCGTCCACACCGCGATCTCGCGCACCGTCATCGACGTCAACCGCGATCCGTCCGGCGCTTCGCTCTATCCCGGCCAGGCGACAACAGGCCTTTGCCCGACCGAGACTTTCGATGGCGATCCGCTCTACGGCGAGGGCGAAGAGCCGGGACCGTCGGAGATCGACGAACGGCGCCAGAAGTTCTTCGTACCCTACCATGCCGCCCTGCAGGCCGAGATCGACCGGCTGCGCGGCATGCACGACAAGATCGTCCTCTACGACTGTCATTCGATCCGCTCGGTGCTGCCGCGCCTGTTCGAAGGCACGCTGCCGGTCTTCAATCTCGGCACCAATGATGGCAAGAGCGCCGACCCGGCGCTGCAGGAGAAGGTGGCTGCAATCCTGGCCGAAACCGGCGAGACATGGGTCGTCAACGGCCGCTTCAAAGGCGGCTGGATCACGCGCCATTTTGGCCAGCCGCTGCAGGGCGTCCATGCGCTGCAGATGGAACTCTCCAACCGGGGCTACATGCGCGAGCCCGACGAAAAGGGCACGCCGGAGAACTGGCCGGTCCCTTACGACGCTACCTATGCGGCGCCGATCCGCGCCACGCTGAAGACCATCCTCGAAACCGCGATCGGCTGGGCAACGCGCTGA
- the hutH gene encoding histidine ammonia-lyase: MTELTLKPGSATLADWRAIYRGAVPKLDNACRPKIKASAEAVARIVAKGEPVYGINTGFGKLASVRIPASDLETLQRNIVLSHAAGVGEPMPVAVARLMMALKLASLAQGASGVRSETIELLEAMLANDVIPVVPAQGSVGASGDLAPLSHMTAVMIGVGECFTPHGRFPAKVAFVSHGLEPVTLGAKEGLALLNGTQFSTAYALAALFEAEVLYQSALVAGALSTDAARGSDAPFDPRIHVLRKHPGQIETADALRNLMAGSAIRESHRVGDERVQDPYCLRCQPQVMGAALTVLRQAADTLGTEANGVTDNPLIFAEDDTALSGGNFHAEPVAFAADMIALAVCEIGSLSERRIAMLVDPALSGMPAFLTPKPGLNSGFMIPQVTAAALVSENKQKAYPASVDSIPTSANQEDHVSMAAHGARRLIGMVENATAVIGIELLAAAQGCDFHAPLASSDALEAVRKLVRDEVPHLDNDRHFHPDMEKAIAMVRSGAAVKAAAAVQLPGIAS, encoded by the coding sequence ATGACCGAACTGACCCTGAAGCCCGGCAGTGCGACGCTAGCCGACTGGCGCGCCATCTATCGTGGCGCCGTGCCAAAACTCGACAATGCCTGCCGTCCAAAGATCAAGGCGAGCGCCGAGGCGGTCGCCAGGATCGTTGCCAAGGGTGAGCCCGTCTATGGCATCAACACCGGCTTCGGCAAACTGGCCAGCGTCCGCATCCCGGCCAGCGATCTCGAGACCTTGCAGCGCAACATCGTGCTGTCGCACGCCGCTGGCGTTGGCGAGCCGATGCCGGTTGCCGTGGCCCGGCTGATGATGGCGCTGAAACTTGCCAGCCTGGCGCAGGGCGCCTCTGGCGTCCGCTCCGAGACCATCGAGTTGCTCGAGGCAATGCTCGCCAACGACGTCATCCCGGTGGTGCCGGCGCAAGGCTCGGTCGGCGCCTCCGGCGATCTCGCGCCGCTGTCGCACATGACGGCGGTAATGATCGGCGTCGGCGAATGCTTCACCCCGCATGGCCGCTTTCCGGCCAAGGTCGCCTTCGTCTCGCACGGACTGGAGCCGGTGACATTGGGCGCCAAGGAAGGCCTGGCGCTGCTCAACGGCACGCAGTTCTCGACCGCCTACGCGCTCGCCGCCCTGTTCGAGGCCGAAGTGCTCTACCAGTCGGCGCTGGTTGCCGGCGCGCTCTCGACCGATGCGGCAAGGGGCTCCGACGCGCCCTTCGATCCGCGCATCCATGTGCTGCGAAAGCATCCCGGCCAGATCGAGACGGCGGACGCGCTGCGCAATTTGATGGCCGGCAGCGCTATCAGGGAATCGCACCGTGTCGGCGACGAGCGGGTGCAGGATCCTTACTGCCTGCGCTGCCAGCCGCAGGTCATGGGCGCTGCACTCACCGTGCTGCGTCAGGCCGCCGACACGCTCGGCACCGAGGCCAATGGCGTCACCGACAATCCGCTGATCTTCGCCGAGGACGACACCGCGCTTTCCGGCGGCAATTTCCACGCCGAGCCGGTGGCCTTCGCCGCCGACATGATCGCGCTTGCGGTTTGCGAGATCGGCTCGCTGTCGGAACGCCGCATCGCCATGCTGGTCGACCCCGCGCTGTCCGGCATGCCGGCCTTCCTGACGCCGAAGCCCGGCCTGAACTCCGGCTTCATGATCCCGCAGGTGACGGCGGCCGCGCTCGTTTCGGAAAACAAGCAGAAGGCCTATCCGGCGAGCGTCGATTCCATTCCGACCTCGGCCAACCAGGAAGACCACGTCTCGATGGCCGCGCATGGCGCCCGCCGCCTGATCGGCATGGTCGAGAATGCGACGGCTGTGATCGGCATCGAGTTGCTGGCCGCGGCGCAAGGTTGCGATTTCCATGCTCCGCTGGCCTCGAGCGATGCGCTGGAAGCCGTGCGCAAGCTGGTCCGGGACGAGGTGCCGCATCTCGACAACGACCGCCACTTCCACCCCGACATGGAAAAGGCGATCGCCATGGTGCGCAGCGGCGCCGCGGTGAAGGCGGCAGCGGCGGTGCAACTGCCGGGTATTGCGTCGTGA
- the hutI gene encoding imidazolonepropionase has translation MAAESKSRAGDLRLWRNARLATMAESSAGLGVVERGAVAARDGRIVYAGPESEMPAAFLQGAETVDCEGRWITPGLIDCHTHLVYAGNRANEFEMRLAGATYEEVARAGGGIVSSVKSLRAASEDELVAQTLPRLDALMAEGVTSVEVKSGYGLDLDNEKKSLRAARRLGGERAVTIRATCLAAHALPPEAKGDKDAFIDLVARQIVPAIAAEGLADAVDGFCEGIAFSPEQMARVFDAAKALGLPVKLHADQLSNLHGAELAARYGALSADHLEYTDEDGAAAMAKAGTVATILPGAYYFIRETKKPPVDLFRRHGVKMAVATDSNPGTSPLTSLLLTMNMAATLFGLTVDECLAGVTREAARALGLLGKAGTLEAGKSADLAIWDIERPAELVYRMGFNPLHARIWRGQ, from the coding sequence ATGGCCGCAGAGAGCAAAAGCCGGGCAGGGGATCTTCGTCTGTGGCGCAATGCGCGCCTGGCGACCATGGCCGAAAGTTCCGCCGGACTTGGTGTCGTCGAACGCGGCGCTGTCGCCGCACGCGATGGCCGCATTGTCTATGCCGGCCCGGAATCGGAGATGCCGGCGGCATTTTTGCAGGGCGCCGAGACCGTCGATTGCGAAGGCCGCTGGATCACGCCGGGCCTGATCGACTGCCACACGCATCTTGTTTATGCCGGCAACCGCGCCAACGAATTCGAGATGCGGCTGGCCGGCGCGACCTATGAGGAAGTCGCCCGGGCCGGCGGCGGTATTGTGTCCTCGGTCAAGTCGCTGCGCGCCGCCAGCGAGGATGAGCTCGTTGCCCAGACGCTGCCGCGCCTCGATGCGCTGATGGCCGAGGGTGTCACGTCGGTCGAAGTCAAATCGGGCTATGGCCTCGATCTCGACAATGAAAAGAAGTCGCTGCGCGCCGCCCGCCGGCTGGGCGGAGAACGGGCGGTGACGATCCGCGCGACCTGTCTGGCTGCGCATGCCCTGCCGCCCGAAGCAAAGGGGGACAAGGACGCTTTTATCGATCTGGTCGCCAGGCAGATTGTTCCGGCGATTGCCGCCGAAGGACTGGCGGATGCGGTCGACGGTTTTTGCGAAGGCATAGCGTTCTCGCCGGAGCAGATGGCGCGCGTTTTCGATGCCGCCAAGGCTTTGGGGCTGCCGGTCAAGCTTCACGCCGATCAACTGTCCAACCTGCACGGCGCCGAACTTGCCGCGCGCTATGGCGCGTTGTCGGCGGATCATCTCGAATACACGGATGAGGACGGCGCTGCCGCGATGGCGAAAGCCGGCACGGTGGCGACCATCCTGCCCGGCGCCTATTACTTCATCCGCGAAACGAAGAAGCCGCCTGTCGACTTGTTCCGCCGCCATGGCGTGAAGATGGCGGTGGCGACGGACAGCAATCCCGGCACGTCGCCGCTCACCTCGCTGTTGCTCACCATGAATATGGCGGCGACGCTCTTCGGCTTGACCGTCGATGAGTGCCTTGCCGGCGTCACCCGCGAGGCCGCGCGAGCGCTTGGTCTTCTCGGCAAGGCCGGCACGCTGGAAGCCGGAAAATCCGCCGACCTGGCGATCTGGGACATCGAGCGCCCCGCCGAACTCGTCTACCGCATGGGCTTCAACCCGCTCCATGCCCGCATCTGGAGAGGACAATGA
- a CDS encoding formimidoylglutamate deiminase has product MTAILAERALLPDGWHNNVRIIFADGRITAVEPGAVASAVDERHSILVPGMPNLHSHAFQRGMAGLAELRGPSADSFWSWREVMYRFALSMTPDQVEAVAAQLYVEMLEAGFSRVGEFHYLHHDRDGKPYANLAEMAERIAAAAGETGIGLTLLPVFYAHSSFGGAAPNEGQRRFVNDVNQFSRLVEKSRESVRALNQAVVGVAPHSLRAATPEELKAIAALAPDGPIHIHVAEQVKEVEDCVAWSGARPVEFLLANAEVDRRWCLIHATHMTDAETIGMARSGAVAGLCPITEANLGDGTFAAPLFREHGGRFGIGSDSNVLIGLPDELRQLEYSQRLAHRARNVLAVAGGSTGRALFDAALDGGSVALGAGASEIATGAAADLVSLDADNPSLAGKTGDAILDAWIFSNGSKVDCVWVHGQKQVSGGKHAKREAIAARFRSVMTALSA; this is encoded by the coding sequence GTGACAGCGATCCTTGCGGAACGGGCTCTCCTCCCCGATGGCTGGCACAACAATGTGCGGATCATTTTCGCCGATGGCCGCATTACGGCCGTCGAGCCCGGAGCCGTTGCATCGGCCGTCGACGAGCGCCATTCCATTCTCGTGCCCGGCATGCCCAATTTGCACAGCCACGCCTTCCAGCGCGGCATGGCGGGGCTTGCCGAGCTCCGCGGCCCTTCCGCCGACAGTTTCTGGAGCTGGCGCGAGGTGATGTACCGCTTCGCGCTGTCGATGACGCCCGACCAGGTCGAGGCAGTTGCGGCGCAGCTCTATGTCGAAATGCTGGAGGCCGGCTTTTCACGCGTCGGCGAATTCCACTATCTGCATCATGACCGCGATGGAAAACCCTACGCCAATCTTGCCGAGATGGCCGAGCGGATCGCGGCCGCGGCCGGCGAAACCGGCATCGGCCTGACGCTGCTGCCGGTGTTTTACGCGCATTCGTCTTTTGGCGGCGCGGCTCCAAACGAGGGCCAGCGGCGATTCGTCAACGATGTGAATCAGTTCTCCCGGCTCGTTGAGAAAAGCCGCGAATCGGTTCGCGCGTTGAATCAAGCTGTCGTCGGCGTCGCACCGCACAGCCTGCGCGCCGCGACGCCCGAAGAACTCAAGGCCATCGCGGCACTGGCGCCCGATGGGCCGATCCACATTCATGTCGCCGAGCAGGTGAAGGAAGTCGAGGACTGTGTTGCCTGGTCGGGCGCGCGGCCGGTCGAATTCTTGCTCGCCAACGCTGAGGTCGACCGGCGCTGGTGCCTGATCCATGCCACCCACATGACCGATGCGGAAACCATCGGTATGGCCAGGAGCGGCGCCGTTGCCGGCCTGTGCCCCATCACCGAGGCCAATCTCGGCGACGGCACCTTTGCCGCGCCGTTGTTCCGGGAACATGGCGGTCGCTTCGGCATCGGCTCCGATTCCAACGTGCTGATCGGCCTGCCCGACGAATTGCGCCAGCTCGAATATTCGCAGCGCCTCGCCCACCGCGCCCGCAACGTGCTGGCGGTGGCAGGCGGTTCGACCGGGCGCGCGCTGTTTGACGCGGCACTCGACGGCGGCAGCGTCGCGCTTGGCGCCGGCGCCTCCGAGATCGCCACTGGCGCCGCCGCCGATCTCGTCTCGCTCGATGCCGACAACCCCTCGCTGGCAGGCAAGACAGGCGACGCGATCCTCGATGCCTGGATCTTCTCCAATGGCAGCAAGGTCGATTGCGTCTGGGTGCATGGGCAGAAGCAAGTCAGTGGCGGCAAGCATGCCAAGCGCGAGGCCATCGCCGCGCGGTTTCGTAGCGTCATGACAGCACTTTCAGCATGA
- the hutC gene encoding histidine utilization repressor encodes MNAVAIADADIGGGSLHQRILSDISEKILSGTWAPGHRIPFEHELTDQYGCSRMTVNKALSQLAKAGLIERRRRSGSFVRQPQSQAAVLEIHDIRIEVEALGLPYRYERVARHKRRSSAEDRGLLELDAAGSVLSLECRHFAGMRPFAHEQRLINLAAVPGAADEEFLDVAPGPWLIGRVPWSEAEHRIRAVAADRQIAAALDIAAGAPCLVVERRTWSAEHPVTHVRFTYAAESHTLVARFRPQG; translated from the coding sequence ATGAACGCGGTCGCAATAGCGGATGCGGACATCGGCGGCGGCTCACTCCACCAGCGCATCCTGTCCGACATCAGCGAGAAGATCCTGTCCGGCACGTGGGCGCCCGGCCATCGCATCCCGTTCGAGCATGAACTGACCGACCAATATGGCTGTTCACGCATGACGGTGAACAAGGCACTGTCGCAGCTGGCCAAGGCCGGGCTGATCGAACGGCGGCGGCGCTCCGGCAGTTTCGTCCGCCAGCCGCAGTCGCAGGCGGCGGTGCTGGAAATCCACGACATCAGGATCGAAGTCGAAGCGCTCGGCCTGCCCTATCGCTACGAGCGCGTGGCGCGGCACAAAAGGCGCAGCAGCGCAGAGGATCGCGGCCTGCTGGAGCTCGACGCGGCCGGATCGGTGCTGTCGCTGGAATGCCGGCATTTCGCCGGCATGCGGCCGTTCGCGCATGAACAGCGGCTGATCAACCTCGCCGCCGTGCCTGGGGCGGCCGACGAGGAATTTCTCGATGTCGCGCCTGGCCCGTGGCTGATCGGCCGCGTGCCGTGGAGCGAGGCCGAGCACCGCATCCGCGCGGTTGCCGCCGACAGGCAGATCGCGGCGGCGCTCGACATCGCCGCCGGTGCACCCTGCCTGGTGGTCGAACGACGGACGTGGAGCGCCGAACACCCGGTCACCCATGTCCGCTTCACCTACGCGGCCGAGAGCCACACGCTGGTGGCAAGGTTCAGGCCGCAGGGATGA
- a CDS encoding RidA family protein → MSIRRIDVGPRMTQIVIHGNTVYLAGQVGEPGGNVASQTRDILATIDELLAKAGTDKTKILQAIIWLDDMGTFAEMNAEWDKWVPKGHTPARATGEAKLASPEYLVEIIITAAI, encoded by the coding sequence ATGAGCATTCGTCGCATCGATGTAGGCCCGCGCATGACCCAGATCGTCATCCATGGCAACACCGTCTACCTGGCCGGCCAGGTCGGCGAGCCGGGCGGCAACGTTGCCTCGCAGACCCGGGATATCCTGGCGACCATCGACGAGTTGCTGGCCAAGGCCGGCACCGACAAGACCAAGATCCTGCAGGCGATCATCTGGCTGGACGACATGGGCACCTTCGCCGAGATGAATGCGGAATGGGACAAGTGGGTGCCGAAGGGCCACACGCCTGCCCGCGCCACCGGCGAAGCCAAGCTCGCCAGCCCGGAATATCTGGTCGAGATCATCATCACGGCGGCGATTTGA
- the aztA gene encoding zinc ABC transporter ATP-binding protein AztA produces the protein MTQTCLTFRDLTLGYNSHPAIHHLDGTIRKGSLTAVVGANGSGKSTLMKGIVGVLKPMAGSVIRAPGVRAAYLPQQSELDRSFPARVVDLVSLGLWPKRGMLGRYTKEDRDSVSRALMAVGLGGFEKRPIDTLSGGQLQRTLFARVLLQDADLILLDEPFNAVDAKTVGDLIALIKRWHGEERTIMVVVHDLDLVRQNFPETLLLARQPIAWGETRETLKPENLLRARRFHEAWEENAPWCEPDEHAHGPDHDHHSHDHDHDHHHGAGPRAA, from the coding sequence ATGACCCAGACCTGCCTGACATTCCGTGACCTGACACTGGGCTACAACAGCCATCCCGCGATCCATCATCTCGACGGCACGATCCGCAAGGGCTCGCTGACGGCCGTGGTCGGCGCCAATGGTTCGGGCAAGTCGACGCTGATGAAGGGCATTGTCGGGGTTCTGAAGCCGATGGCCGGCAGCGTGATCCGGGCGCCCGGCGTGCGCGCCGCCTACCTGCCGCAGCAGTCGGAGCTTGATCGCTCCTTCCCGGCGCGCGTCGTCGATCTGGTCTCGCTCGGCCTGTGGCCGAAGCGCGGCATGCTCGGCCGCTACACCAAGGAAGATCGCGACTCCGTCAGCCGGGCGCTGATGGCGGTCGGCCTCGGCGGTTTCGAGAAGCGGCCGATCGACACGCTTTCGGGCGGACAGTTGCAGCGCACGCTGTTTGCCCGCGTGCTGCTGCAGGACGCCGATCTGATCCTCCTCGACGAGCCGTTCAACGCCGTCGATGCCAAGACGGTTGGCGACCTGATCGCGCTGATCAAGCGTTGGCATGGCGAGGAACGCACCATCATGGTCGTCGTCCATGACCTCGACCTGGTGCGCCAGAATTTCCCCGAAACGCTGCTTTTGGCCCGCCAGCCCATCGCCTGGGGCGAAACCAGGGAAACGTTGAAGCCGGAAAATCTTCTGCGCGCACGCCGTTTCCACGAAGCCTGGGAGGAAAACGCTCCCTGGTGCGAGCCGGACGAGCACGCCCATGGGCCCGATCACGACCATCATAGCCACGATCACGATCATGATCATCACCACGGCGCCGGACCGAGGGCTGCCTGA
- the aztB gene encoding zinc ABC transporter permease AztB, with the protein MDMLYGLLIAPFADFAFMQRALVGSLMLSLGACPVGVFLMLRRMSLSGDAMAHAILPGAAAGFLFYGLEILPMTIGGLIAGVIVALGAGAVSRFTIQREDASMAAFYLISLAIGVLMVSIRGSSVDLMHVLFGTVLALNNEALTLIGGIVAVTLVSLAIFWRALVAECLDPLFLRSVSRMGSPVHFIFLGLVVLNLVGGFQALGTLLSVGLMMLPAAAARFWTVRVEPMCVLAVLIGFASCIAGLLLSYHASLPSGPAIILSSGVVYFASILFGTRGILRARIIHHRHRTA; encoded by the coding sequence ATGGACATGCTCTATGGTCTCTTGATCGCGCCCTTCGCCGATTTCGCCTTCATGCAGCGGGCGCTGGTCGGCTCGCTGATGCTATCGCTCGGCGCCTGCCCGGTCGGCGTTTTCCTGATGCTGCGGCGCATGAGCCTGTCCGGCGATGCCATGGCGCATGCCATCCTGCCGGGTGCGGCCGCGGGCTTCCTGTTTTATGGGCTGGAAATCCTGCCGATGACGATTGGCGGCCTGATTGCCGGCGTCATCGTCGCGCTCGGCGCCGGTGCGGTCTCGCGCTTCACCATCCAGCGCGAGGACGCCTCGATGGCGGCCTTCTATTTGATTTCGCTCGCCATCGGCGTGCTGATGGTGTCGATCCGCGGCTCCAGCGTCGATCTCATGCATGTGCTGTTCGGCACCGTGCTGGCGCTCAACAACGAGGCGCTGACACTGATCGGCGGCATTGTCGCGGTAACGCTGGTCAGCCTCGCCATTTTCTGGCGGGCTTTGGTCGCCGAATGCCTCGATCCGCTGTTCCTGCGCTCGGTCAGCCGCATGGGCAGTCCAGTGCACTTCATCTTCCTCGGCCTCGTCGTGCTCAATCTGGTGGGCGGCTTCCAGGCGCTCGGCACGCTTCTGTCGGTCGGGCTGATGATGCTGCCCGCCGCTGCCGCCCGCTTCTGGACCGTGCGCGTCGAGCCGATGTGCGTGCTGGCGGTTCTGATCGGCTTTGCCTCCTGCATCGCAGGGCTGCTGTTGTCCTATCACGCCTCGCTGCCATCCGGCCCGGCCATCATCCTGTCGTCCGGCGTCGTCTATTTCGCCTCGATCCTGTTCGGCACGCGCGGCATCCTGCGCGCCCGCATTATCCACCACCGTCACAGAACGGCCTGA
- the aztC gene encoding zinc ABC transporter substrate-binding protein AztC, which yields MLKSLRAALAMSVITLTAFGASSALAAPLKVVASFTVIADFAKNVGGDRIDVTTIVGPDGDAHVYEPSPADAVAMAKADIVLVNGLHFEGFLQRLVDASATKASIITLTKGVTPIDFKPEFADADAAEGAGTGGGKTVTDPHAFQSIANARIYVKNIAEAFCAADSDGCVSYQTNAATYTKKLDALEGEVKTAIQSIPEAKRVVITSHDAFGYFEHAYGLTFLAPQGISTDSEPSAADVAKLVTQVKQDKAAAIFVENITNPRLIEQIADETGIKVGGTLYSDALSQPDGPASTYIDMMHNNIRQIKGAILGS from the coding sequence ATGCTGAAATCACTCCGTGCCGCCCTGGCGATGAGCGTTATAACATTAACCGCCTTTGGCGCCTCATCGGCCCTCGCGGCACCGCTGAAAGTGGTCGCCAGCTTCACGGTCATCGCCGATTTCGCCAAAAATGTCGGCGGCGACCGCATCGACGTCACCACCATCGTCGGGCCGGATGGGGACGCCCATGTCTACGAGCCGAGCCCGGCCGATGCTGTGGCCATGGCCAAGGCCGATATCGTGCTGGTCAACGGCTTGCATTTCGAAGGTTTCCTGCAGCGGCTGGTCGATGCCAGCGCCACCAAGGCCTCGATCATCACCTTGACCAAGGGGGTGACGCCGATCGACTTCAAGCCTGAATTCGCCGACGCGGACGCCGCCGAAGGCGCCGGCACCGGCGGCGGCAAGACGGTCACCGATCCGCACGCCTTCCAGTCGATCGCCAACGCCAGGATCTATGTGAAGAATATCGCCGAGGCCTTCTGCGCGGCCGACAGCGATGGTTGCGTCTCCTACCAGACCAATGCCGCGACCTACACCAAGAAGCTCGATGCGTTGGAAGGCGAAGTGAAGACAGCGATCCAGTCGATCCCGGAGGCGAAGCGCGTCGTCATCACCTCGCACGATGCGTTCGGCTATTTCGAGCACGCATACGGCCTGACCTTCCTCGCCCCGCAGGGCATCTCGACCGATTCCGAACCGTCAGCAGCCGACGTCGCCAAGCTGGTCACCCAGGTGAAGCAGGACAAGGCAGCCGCGATCTTCGTCGAGAACATCACCAATCCGCGCCTGATCGAGCAGATCGCCGATGAAACCGGCATCAAGGTGGGCGGCACGCTCTATTCGGACGCGCTGTCGCAGCCCGATGGCCCGGCCTCGACCTATATCGACATGATGCACAACAACATCCGCCAGATCAAAGGCGCGATCCTCGGCAGCTGA
- a CDS encoding TIGR01244 family sulfur transferase encodes MEYREISEDYSVSGQIQPEDAAAIKEAGFKSVICNRPDDEQPGQPSADTVKAAVEAAGLAFRYIPVISGQITAENVEDQAEALDELEGPVFAYCRSGARCTNLYGLIQQSKG; translated from the coding sequence ATGGAATACCGCGAGATCAGTGAAGACTATTCGGTTTCGGGCCAGATCCAGCCCGAAGACGCCGCCGCCATCAAGGAAGCCGGCTTCAAGAGCGTGATCTGCAACCGCCCCGATGACGAGCAGCCCGGCCAGCCTTCGGCCGACACGGTAAAGGCGGCGGTGGAAGCCGCCGGCCTCGCCTTCCGCTACATTCCCGTCATCAGCGGCCAGATCACCGCCGAGAATGTCGAGGATCAGGCCGAGGCGCTGGACGAATTGGAAGGCCCGGTGTTCGCCTATTGCCGTTCCGGTGCGCGCTGCACCAATCTTTATGGGCTGATCCAGCAGTCGAAGGGCTGA